A region from the Rheinheimera mangrovi genome encodes:
- the ansA gene encoding asparaginase: MNKKRIYVAYTGGTIGMQQSSNGFVPVPGFLSDTVKSMPEFYRSEMPEFDIHEYHPVIDSSDMTPAHWLEIATDIQSHYADYDGFVVLHGTDTMAYTASALSFMLEDLAKPVIVTGSQIPLAQLRSDGQVNLLNALYLAAYYPIAEVALFFNNKLFRGNRATKADADGFDAFASPNFSPLIEAGIHINLISGHLASTAVTKALKIAQITPQPISVVTLYPGISAEVIKNMAAAPIKALIIKSYGVGNAPQQPELLEALTEASKRGTIIVNCTQCFKGKVNMGGYATGNALRACGVISGYDMTLEATLTKLHYLLSQPLSTEQVRLFMQQSLRGELTL; the protein is encoded by the coding sequence ATGAATAAAAAACGAATTTATGTCGCCTACACAGGCGGAACTATAGGTATGCAGCAATCCAGCAATGGTTTTGTTCCAGTGCCTGGCTTTTTATCCGATACCGTCAAAAGCATGCCTGAGTTCTATCGCTCAGAAATGCCGGAATTTGATATCCACGAATACCACCCTGTGATTGACTCCTCCGATATGACACCAGCACACTGGTTGGAGATAGCTACGGATATTCAAAGCCATTATGCCGACTACGATGGTTTTGTCGTGCTGCATGGCACTGATACTATGGCTTACACCGCCTCTGCTTTGTCCTTTATGCTGGAAGACCTGGCCAAACCTGTAATAGTCACAGGCTCACAAATTCCACTGGCGCAATTACGATCTGATGGCCAGGTGAATTTACTCAATGCCCTCTATTTAGCAGCTTATTATCCTATCGCTGAAGTAGCTCTGTTTTTTAACAATAAGTTATTCAGAGGAAACCGAGCCACCAAGGCGGATGCAGATGGTTTTGATGCTTTTGCATCTCCGAACTTTTCACCGCTGATTGAAGCTGGTATTCATATCAATTTAATCTCTGGTCATCTGGCCTCTACTGCCGTAACCAAAGCTTTAAAGATTGCACAAATCACACCTCAGCCTATAAGTGTGGTGACTTTGTATCCTGGCATAAGCGCTGAAGTGATTAAAAATATGGCGGCCGCACCTATTAAGGCGTTGATCATTAAATCCTACGGCGTAGGTAATGCGCCACAGCAACCAGAACTGTTGGAAGCTCTGACTGAAGCTTCCAAACGCGGCACTATTATTGTCAATTGCACCCAGTGTTTTAAAGGCAAGGTCAATATGGGCGGTTATGCCACAGGTAACGCCCTGCGGGCTTGTGGTGTGATTAGTGGATACGATATGACACTGGAAGCGACTTTAACCAAACTGCACTATTTGCTGAGCCAGCCATTAAGCACAGAGCAAGTAAGGCTCTTTATGCAACAAAGTTTGCGTGGTGAGTTAACTCTCTAG
- the uvrY gene encoding UvrY/SirA/GacA family response regulator transcription factor: MINVLLVDDHELVRTGISRILMDERGIKVIGEAISGEAALQFCRAQTPDVVLMDMNMPGMGGMTATKRILHYCPEIKILALSVSCEEPVPTKVMQLGAAGFISKNAAPSEMVSAIRKVHAGERYISGEVAQKMAMSRVTSSSQNPFEELSDREMQIMLMITRGQKVNDIAEQLNVSAKTVNSYRYRMFEKLDISGDVELTHLALRHGMIDIAKL; the protein is encoded by the coding sequence TTGATTAATGTTTTATTAGTGGATGATCACGAGCTGGTTCGGACCGGCATCAGTCGTATACTAATGGACGAACGTGGCATCAAGGTTATAGGCGAAGCTATTTCCGGTGAAGCAGCCTTGCAGTTTTGTCGTGCCCAAACACCGGATGTGGTGTTGATGGATATGAATATGCCTGGTATGGGCGGTATGACGGCCACTAAACGTATTTTGCATTATTGTCCTGAAATTAAAATTCTGGCCTTATCTGTCTCTTGCGAGGAGCCGGTTCCTACCAAAGTCATGCAGTTAGGGGCAGCAGGTTTTATTTCTAAAAACGCTGCGCCTTCTGAGATGGTCAGTGCAATACGTAAAGTGCATGCAGGTGAGCGTTATATCTCAGGTGAGGTGGCACAAAAGATGGCAATGAGCCGTGTCACCAGTAGTAGTCAAAATCCTTTCGAAGAATTATCCGATCGTGAAATGCAAATTATGTTGATGATCACCCGAGGTCAGAAGGTGAATGACATTGCGGAACAATTGAATGTCAGCGCGAAAACGGTCAATTCCTACCGCTATCGTATGTTTGAAAAACTGGATATCAGCGGCGATGTCGAGTTGACACACTTAGCTTTACGCCATGGCATGATCGACATTGCAAAGTTGTAA
- the uvrC gene encoding excinuclease ABC subunit UvrC yields MFDAKSFLKTAPHMPGVYRMLDQKETVIYVGKAKDLKKRLSSYFRQNLSGSKTRALVSHIRSVEITVTQSETEALILENNLIKQYLPKYNILLRDDKSYPFILITNHKHPRISSHRGPRKVEGQYFGPYPSAGAVWESLKLLQKVFPIRQCEDGFYRARTRPCLQYQLKLCSAPCVGKISDEDYAAEVKNTSLFLSGKSQQLIEQLVQQMEKASSEMAFEKAAQFRDQIVSLRKVQEQQYVSGDHEEMDVIALEWSHGVACIHVLFIRDHKVLGSKNFFPKVPAGSEPEEILPSFLAQFYLSGAGGQMVPKELVLSEQVVDDEQLAQAIGELAQRKVSFVYAKRGEKARYLALAQKNAQLAAATKLSVKEQVAVRYRELKQTLKLELLERMECFDISHTMGQSTIASCVVFDGQGPNKSEYRRFNVEGITPGDDYAAMLFALNKRYGKLTDESRIPDLILIDGGQGQLTQAINFFSDWPFAKKPLLVGVAKGTSRKPGLETLILPDNPAGFSLASESPALHLVQQIRDEAHRFAITGHRNKRGKAIIKSPLENIEGVGEKRRQALLQYLGGLHGVMQASVDELATVPGISRQQAEKIYQACHNN; encoded by the coding sequence ATGTTTGACGCCAAAAGCTTCCTGAAAACCGCGCCCCATATGCCGGGCGTGTATCGTATGCTGGATCAGAAAGAAACCGTCATTTATGTCGGTAAAGCTAAAGATCTGAAAAAACGCTTATCAAGTTATTTCCGCCAGAATCTGTCCGGTAGCAAAACCCGCGCTTTAGTCAGCCATATTCGCAGCGTAGAAATTACGGTCACACAAAGTGAAACTGAAGCGCTGATTTTAGAAAATAACCTGATTAAGCAGTACCTGCCGAAATACAATATTCTGCTTAGGGACGATAAGTCTTATCCATTTATTTTGATCACTAATCACAAACATCCTCGTATCAGCTCGCATCGTGGACCTCGTAAAGTGGAGGGGCAGTACTTTGGTCCTTATCCAAGCGCAGGTGCAGTGTGGGAAAGTTTAAAGCTGCTGCAAAAAGTATTTCCTATTCGCCAGTGTGAGGATGGCTTTTACCGCGCCCGCACCCGGCCTTGTTTGCAATACCAGTTAAAACTCTGTTCAGCCCCTTGTGTTGGCAAAATTTCTGATGAAGATTATGCAGCTGAAGTAAAAAATACCTCGTTATTTTTGTCCGGCAAAAGCCAGCAGTTGATCGAGCAACTGGTGCAGCAAATGGAAAAAGCCAGTAGCGAGATGGCCTTTGAAAAAGCAGCGCAGTTTCGCGATCAAATCGTCAGCTTACGCAAAGTACAGGAACAGCAATACGTCAGCGGTGATCACGAAGAGATGGATGTGATAGCTCTGGAGTGGTCGCATGGTGTGGCTTGTATTCATGTGCTTTTTATCCGCGATCATAAGGTGCTGGGCAGTAAGAATTTTTTCCCTAAAGTGCCGGCAGGTTCTGAGCCTGAAGAAATTTTACCGTCCTTTTTAGCCCAGTTTTATTTAAGTGGTGCCGGTGGCCAAATGGTGCCAAAAGAGCTGGTATTAAGCGAGCAGGTGGTTGATGACGAACAGCTGGCTCAGGCTATTGGCGAATTAGCGCAACGTAAAGTGAGTTTTGTTTATGCTAAACGTGGCGAAAAAGCACGGTATTTAGCTTTAGCGCAAAAAAATGCCCAACTGGCTGCTGCGACCAAGTTGTCTGTTAAAGAGCAGGTGGCAGTGCGTTATCGAGAGCTTAAACAGACGCTGAAGCTTGAGTTGTTGGAACGGATGGAATGTTTTGATATCAGCCACACCATGGGACAGTCGACTATTGCTTCTTGTGTGGTATTTGATGGGCAAGGGCCTAACAAAAGCGAATACCGCCGTTTTAATGTCGAAGGCATTACGCCCGGTGATGATTATGCCGCTATGTTATTCGCCTTGAATAAGCGCTATGGCAAGCTAACCGATGAAAGCCGTATTCCTGATTTGATTTTAATAGACGGTGGCCAGGGGCAGTTGACTCAGGCGATTAACTTTTTCAGTGATTGGCCTTTTGCTAAAAAACCCTTATTGGTTGGGGTGGCCAAAGGCACCAGTCGTAAACCTGGCCTTGAAACATTAATTTTACCGGACAATCCTGCAGGTTTTTCTCTTGCTTCTGAATCACCGGCTTTGCATTTAGTTCAGCAAATCCGCGACGAAGCACACCGTTTTGCTATCACCGGCCATCGTAATAAACGCGGTAAAGCCATCATTAAAAGCCCGTTAGAAAATATCGAAGGAGTAGGTGAGAAACGCCGACAAGCTTTGTTACAATACCTCGGAGGTTTGCATGGCGTGATGCAAGCTTCTGTGGACGAACTCGCGACAGTACCGGGAATTTCCAGGCAACAGGCCGAAAAGATTTACCAGGCATGTCACAATAACTAA
- the pgsA gene encoding CDP-diacylglycerol--glycerol-3-phosphate 3-phosphatidyltransferase yields the protein MWNIPNLLTLFRLCLIPVCLFCFYSELEHARFFAAFAFWFAAITDMLDGYIARKMQLMTPFGAFLDPVADKLMVAAALVLIAVDMQTLWVTIPAFIMISREILISALREWMAGVGQRAQVAVSEVGKYKTAAQMLALIGLIWQPVDWLTDLSMALLYIATLLTVWSMLVYLKASWPSLSK from the coding sequence ATGTGGAATATTCCAAATCTGTTGACTCTGTTCCGATTGTGTTTGATCCCGGTTTGTTTATTCTGCTTCTACTCTGAACTGGAACACGCCCGTTTTTTTGCTGCTTTTGCTTTTTGGTTTGCCGCTATCACGGACATGTTGGATGGTTACATAGCGCGTAAAATGCAATTAATGACGCCCTTTGGCGCATTTTTAGACCCGGTCGCAGACAAACTGATGGTTGCAGCGGCCTTAGTGCTGATTGCTGTGGATATGCAAACCTTGTGGGTGACCATTCCGGCTTTTATTATGATTAGCCGCGAGATTTTAATTTCTGCCTTGCGTGAATGGATGGCGGGCGTAGGACAACGTGCTCAGGTTGCCGTATCGGAAGTGGGCAAATACAAAACAGCGGCTCAGATGTTGGCTTTGATTGGCTTAATTTGGCAACCCGTTGATTGGCTGACCGATTTAAGTATGGCATTACTGTATATCGCTACTTTATTGACGGTCTGGTCTATGCTGGTTTATTTAAAAGCTTCCTGGCCATCGCTGAGTAAATAA
- a CDS encoding SLC13 family permease, with protein sequence MSPITSRLLLLCGPLLLLLTIFLPPPVTEMSQAAWMVTGLMAWMVLWWITEIVPIPVTSLLPMIFIPLLGIDKLDAATSPYAHPLIFLFFGGFFLSIAMEKTNLHRRIALKALSLVGTSPGLQIAALMGVTAFLSMWMSNTATSVMMLPIGLSIIAMANASTQDQFGKAVLLGIAYSASIGGVATLIGTPPNALLAAYMSKSYDIQVSFADWMILGVPLALTMLLVCWLWLTKIHFRMPASDSGQNDTPEQLKALGLMSRSQKLVLMVFALAALSWISQQWLVKWTGLPISDTVIALCAAALLFLLPGEKGSGTTLLEWKDSQNLPWGVLLLFGGGLSMADQIQKTGVAELLAQQLQLLQGVPPILLLIAVTSLIIFLTEVTSNTATAAAFLPLLGPVAVSMELSPLYLVVPAALAASFAFMLPVATPPNAIVFASGKLQIKDMVRAGLVLNLVGIAAISLFSLWLGPQLVS encoded by the coding sequence ATGTCACCAATTACCAGCCGCTTACTTCTGCTCTGCGGTCCCTTATTACTCTTATTGACTATTTTTTTGCCCCCTCCGGTTACTGAAATGAGCCAGGCAGCATGGATGGTGACAGGCCTAATGGCCTGGATGGTGCTTTGGTGGATCACCGAAATTGTACCTATCCCTGTCACCTCTTTGTTACCTATGATTTTTATTCCTTTATTGGGCATAGATAAACTAGATGCTGCGACCTCTCCTTATGCTCATCCGTTGATCTTTTTATTTTTCGGTGGCTTTTTCCTCTCTATAGCGATGGAAAAAACTAATTTACACCGGCGTATCGCACTAAAAGCGCTATCTTTAGTCGGCACTTCTCCGGGTTTACAAATAGCAGCCTTAATGGGTGTCACTGCTTTTTTATCGATGTGGATGTCCAACACCGCCACATCCGTGATGATGCTGCCCATCGGCTTGTCTATCATTGCCATGGCGAATGCGTCAACCCAGGATCAGTTTGGTAAAGCGGTCTTGTTGGGGATTGCCTACAGTGCCAGTATCGGCGGTGTTGCAACTCTCATTGGTACACCTCCAAATGCTTTACTGGCTGCTTATATGTCGAAAAGTTATGACATTCAAGTCAGCTTTGCAGACTGGATGATATTGGGTGTTCCGTTGGCGCTGACCATGCTTTTAGTTTGTTGGTTGTGGCTGACTAAAATCCATTTCCGTATGCCTGCATCTGACTCTGGCCAAAATGACACTCCAGAGCAGTTAAAAGCGCTAGGCCTGATGTCTCGTTCACAAAAGTTGGTGCTGATGGTGTTTGCTCTGGCAGCATTAAGCTGGATCAGTCAGCAATGGTTAGTGAAATGGACTGGGCTGCCTATCAGCGACACTGTCATTGCACTTTGCGCCGCCGCTTTATTGTTTTTATTACCGGGAGAAAAAGGTTCTGGCACTACCTTGTTGGAATGGAAAGACAGTCAGAATCTGCCTTGGGGCGTTTTATTGTTGTTTGGTGGCGGTTTGAGTATGGCCGATCAAATCCAAAAAACCGGTGTGGCTGAACTCCTGGCGCAACAGCTGCAGTTACTACAGGGCGTGCCACCTATCCTACTATTGATCGCCGTTACCAGTCTGATTATCTTCCTGACTGAGGTAACCAGCAATACCGCAACAGCAGCTGCCTTCCTGCCGCTATTAGGCCCTGTTGCTGTTTCTATGGAGTTATCACCGCTGTATCTAGTAGTACCAGCGGCCCTGGCTGCCAGTTTTGCCTTTATGCTGCCCGTGGCCACGCCTCCTAACGCTATAGTGTTTGCGTCAGGTAAGTTACAGATCAAAGACATGGTCAGAGCAGGTTTAGTATTGAATCTGGTCGGTATAGCGGCTATTAGCCTGTTTAGTTTATGGTTAGGGCCACAATTGGTGAGTTAA
- a CDS encoding porin produces MVKSYLSAAICTTLAFSPAASAFEWDWYGKLELQALDVDKGLYRYADEGRQIEAPFSRLGVKAKHHLTDGLAVIAVYEWQVNGLDHANKDHRLGSRNTYIGVAGTYGELVFGKNDTKFKKSEGKIDLFNETVADLAQITPGQDRLENVIGYQSPTIAGFNFSATYQTGASDEVAGGYDWVLGYGDPALKKHPLYLAYGRTDKLNNITAERLLAQMPLWQLDGAVLAAGLMYQHSEHVVRNTEGDAWLAQLSYQRGDWTYKWQWQKDDSQTRHAESARLNNIGLDYQWRNNLTTYLLLSKLNFETDNDHAAALGLKFLF; encoded by the coding sequence ATGGTTAAGTCGTATTTATCTGCTGCTATTTGTACCACTCTTGCTTTTAGCCCGGCCGCCAGTGCCTTTGAATGGGATTGGTACGGCAAACTTGAACTACAAGCTCTGGACGTTGATAAAGGCCTGTATCGTTATGCCGATGAGGGTCGGCAGATTGAAGCCCCCTTCTCTCGTTTAGGTGTCAAAGCCAAACATCACTTGACCGATGGGCTGGCTGTTATTGCAGTTTATGAGTGGCAGGTCAACGGCCTGGACCATGCCAACAAAGATCACAGATTGGGTTCACGTAATACCTATATTGGCGTTGCCGGTACGTATGGCGAACTGGTGTTTGGTAAAAACGACACTAAGTTTAAAAAGTCTGAAGGTAAAATCGATTTATTTAACGAGACAGTTGCAGATTTAGCACAAATTACACCGGGTCAGGACAGGCTGGAAAATGTGATTGGCTACCAGTCGCCTACTATTGCAGGCTTTAACTTTTCCGCCACCTATCAAACGGGAGCCAGCGACGAGGTTGCAGGTGGTTATGATTGGGTGTTGGGATATGGCGACCCTGCATTAAAAAAACATCCACTTTATTTGGCCTATGGCCGAACGGATAAGCTGAATAACATCACAGCAGAACGTTTGTTGGCTCAAATGCCATTGTGGCAACTGGACGGTGCTGTACTTGCCGCTGGCCTGATGTATCAACACAGTGAACATGTGGTACGCAACACCGAGGGCGATGCATGGCTGGCCCAATTGAGCTATCAGCGCGGCGACTGGACTTACAAATGGCAATGGCAAAAGGATGACAGCCAAACCCGCCATGCTGAAAGCGCGCGTCTGAATAACATTGGATTGGACTATCAATGGCGAAACAATTTGACGACTTACTTGCTTCTGTCCAAACTCAATTTCGAAACCGACAACGATCATGCGGCTGCTTTAGGCCTTAAGTTTTTGTTCTGA
- a CDS encoding dicarboxylate/amino acid:cation symporter: MKNKAIKLLSSLYIQVLVAISIGIFLGHFYPELGTAMQPLGTAFIKLIKMIIAPIIFCTVVVGIAGMEDMKKVGKTGGYALLYFEIVSTIALVIGLVVINVVKPGVGMHIDPASLDQQSISKYTAPDQMQSTTDFLLNVIPSSVFDAFARGDMLQVLFFSILFGFALQRLGGRQNLIFGYVEKSSEVLFAIVHMLMKVAPIGAFGAMAFTIGKYGIATLWSLAGLMATFYLTCLVFIFVVLGAICRYHGFSITKFIRYIKEELLIVLGTSSSESVLPRMMAKLEKLGATKSTVGLVIPTGYSFNLDGTAIYLTMAAVFIAQATDTPMDLTQQLTLLAVLLVTSKGAAGVTGSGFIVLAATLASVGSVPVAGIALILGIDRFMSEARALTNLIGNGVATLVVSKWCGELDTAQLDRELAQGATPEQHSPSATAAATTAATAEVQHG, from the coding sequence ATGAAAAATAAAGCCATAAAGCTGTTATCCAGCCTGTATATCCAGGTGTTAGTCGCCATCAGTATAGGTATCTTTTTAGGCCATTTTTACCCGGAGCTTGGTACCGCCATGCAACCGCTGGGTACAGCTTTTATTAAGCTGATTAAAATGATTATCGCGCCCATTATCTTTTGTACCGTCGTTGTGGGTATAGCAGGTATGGAAGACATGAAAAAAGTCGGTAAAACCGGTGGTTACGCCCTGCTCTATTTCGAAATTGTCTCTACCATAGCTTTGGTCATAGGTTTAGTGGTGATTAATGTTGTCAAACCTGGTGTGGGCATGCATATAGACCCTGCCAGCCTTGACCAGCAATCCATCAGTAAATACACAGCTCCGGATCAGATGCAAAGCACTACAGACTTTTTACTGAATGTGATCCCTAGCAGCGTATTTGATGCTTTTGCCCGCGGCGACATGCTGCAAGTGTTGTTTTTTTCTATCCTTTTTGGTTTTGCGTTGCAGCGTTTGGGTGGCCGGCAGAATCTGATTTTTGGTTATGTGGAAAAAAGCTCAGAAGTATTATTTGCCATTGTGCATATGCTGATGAAAGTTGCGCCTATTGGTGCTTTTGGCGCTATGGCATTTACCATAGGTAAATACGGCATTGCGACTTTGTGGTCTTTAGCTGGTTTAATGGCTACGTTTTACCTGACCTGCTTAGTCTTTATTTTTGTGGTGCTGGGCGCTATATGTCGCTACCACGGCTTTTCAATCACCAAATTTATCCGCTATATCAAAGAGGAATTGCTGATTGTTTTAGGCACATCGTCTTCTGAATCAGTACTACCCCGTATGATGGCGAAACTGGAAAAACTGGGAGCCACTAAATCCACTGTAGGTTTAGTGATCCCAACAGGCTATTCCTTTAACCTCGACGGTACTGCCATTTATCTGACCATGGCCGCTGTATTTATTGCACAAGCCACAGATACACCAATGGATTTAACTCAGCAACTGACTTTGCTTGCGGTGTTATTAGTGACCTCTAAAGGCGCGGCTGGCGTGACAGGCAGTGGTTTTATTGTCTTAGCTGCCACTCTAGCTTCGGTAGGCTCAGTGCCTGTTGCTGGTATCGCCTTGATTTTAGGTATAGACAGATTTATGTCTGAAGCACGGGCTTTAACCAACTTAATAGGAAATGGTGTAGCCACTTTAGTAGTTTCAAAATGGTGTGGTGAATTGGACACAGCACAACTGGACAGAGAGCTGGCGCAAGGTGCAACACCTGAACAACACAGTCCATCAGCGACTGCGGCCGCTACAACAGCTGCAACAGCGGAGGTGCAGCATGGTTAA
- a CDS encoding sigma-54-dependent transcriptional regulator: MANIEQQLPAVIFIDDEADIRSAVSQLFKLEDVPCAVTANPGDVLSRISTAFNGIVITDMHMPALNGLELLQKIHAIDAEIPVVLLTGYGAVSLAVKAMQQGAYDFLEKPFDNDHLVEVSRRALEKRHLVLENRQLKAAVEREQQPGLRILGQSPAMQQLRRTLDAVINAPADVLIYGETGTGKELVARYLHEQSDRRQHNFVAINCGAIPEQLIESELFGAEAGAFTGADKKRIGKFEFANGGTLLLDEIESTPLSLQVKLLRVLEERKVTRLGSNQAIDLDIRVIAASKADLKQLANTGEFRSDLYYRLSLVDLHLPALRQRKDDVFLLFSHFARIAAARFHKEYIPLKSTELQQLAQHQWPGNVRELRNMAERYVLMGAEIAFSQQPHKAEHGITGSMSLQQRVEYYEKMLLEEALNQHKGAIKAVMTELDLPRKTLYDKMAKYQLTRRDFLDKHED, encoded by the coding sequence ATGGCAAACATAGAACAGCAGCTTCCAGCTGTTATTTTTATTGACGACGAAGCTGATATTCGAAGTGCAGTCAGCCAGTTGTTTAAGCTGGAAGATGTGCCTTGCGCAGTCACAGCCAACCCTGGTGATGTGCTGAGTCGCATCAGCACCGCATTCAATGGCATCGTCATTACCGATATGCATATGCCTGCTTTAAACGGTCTGGAATTGCTGCAGAAAATTCATGCCATAGACGCCGAAATCCCAGTCGTGCTGCTAACAGGTTATGGCGCTGTATCCCTTGCGGTGAAAGCGATGCAACAAGGCGCCTATGATTTTCTGGAAAAACCCTTTGATAACGATCATCTGGTTGAAGTCAGCCGCCGTGCTTTGGAAAAACGTCATTTAGTACTGGAAAACCGTCAGTTAAAAGCAGCGGTCGAACGGGAACAACAACCAGGTTTACGGATCTTAGGGCAAAGCCCGGCTATGCAGCAGCTGCGTCGTACTTTGGATGCAGTGATCAACGCCCCCGCTGACGTACTTATTTATGGTGAAACCGGCACAGGAAAAGAACTGGTCGCTCGTTATCTGCATGAACAAAGCGACAGACGTCAGCACAATTTTGTTGCCATTAACTGTGGTGCCATTCCTGAGCAGTTGATTGAAAGTGAGTTATTTGGCGCCGAAGCTGGCGCTTTTACCGGAGCAGATAAAAAACGTATTGGTAAGTTTGAGTTTGCCAACGGTGGTACTTTGCTGTTGGATGAAATAGAAAGTACACCTCTGTCTTTACAGGTGAAACTATTGCGGGTGCTGGAAGAGCGTAAAGTCACCCGCCTGGGTTCAAATCAGGCTATCGATCTGGACATCAGGGTGATTGCAGCCAGTAAAGCAGACTTAAAGCAGCTGGCAAATACAGGGGAATTTCGCAGCGACTTGTATTACCGCTTGTCTTTGGTGGACTTACATCTGCCTGCTTTGCGTCAGCGAAAAGACGACGTGTTTTTGTTGTTTTCACATTTTGCCCGTATCGCAGCCGCACGTTTTCATAAAGAATATATTCCGCTTAAAAGCACAGAACTACAGCAATTGGCGCAGCACCAGTGGCCTGGCAATGTGCGTGAGTTGCGAAATATGGCTGAGCGTTATGTGTTGATGGGGGCCGAAATTGCGTTTAGCCAGCAGCCACACAAGGCTGAGCATGGCATCACAGGCAGCATGAGTTTGCAACAGCGGGTTGAGTACTACGAAAAAATGCTACTCGAAGAGGCGTTAAATCAACACAAAGGCGCTATTAAAGCTGTGATGACCGAGTTGGATTTACCCCGCAAAACTTTGTACGACAAAATGGCGAAATACCAACTGACCCGCCGAGATTTTCTGGATAAACACGAAGACTAA